The Pan troglodytes isolate AG18354 chromosome 17, NHGRI_mPanTro3-v2.0_pri, whole genome shotgun sequence genome includes a region encoding these proteins:
- the LOC134808639 gene encoding uncharacterized protein LOC134808639, which translates to MNVEFFTPQSRRPADIQEHLRNNMMACLSISVQLGTGCSTTKIQATNCPAHPVLPDSGDPLFTEPPPYPSGPQAPAPLAELREGAGGREAAGIHGPAERERNFEGPAGRTRGCTSWTSPLQPPDSTVALPLREIGPPDDTGIPRLQYWPFSTSDLYNWKTQSARFSDNPKDLLALLDSVMFTHQPTWDDCQQLLRILFTTEERERIQIEARKLVPGDDGQPTANPDLINATFPLTRPAWDYNTAEALQKIHQEIWPKLKELYETSPPPTPNPYQPGDWVLVKRHRQETLEPRWKGPLQVLLTTPTALKVEGIASWIHYTHVKPVDPTSDLLGPITVAAEAPDTWTVDRAKNNPLKLTLRRQHSSLQTCRISLTASFMAAGLAGGALGHTLIESNKLYQQFAVAMEESAESLASLQRQLTSLAQFL; encoded by the exons gcactggttgctcgaccactaaaatccaagcaaccaactgccccgCCCATCCTGTTCTACCTGACAGTGGGGACCCAttgttcacagaaccccctccgtacccctctgggccccaggccccagcccccctggctgagctgcgggagggagcaggcggacgggaggcggccggcatacacgggcccgctgaaagggaaagaaactttgaagggccggcggggAGGACGCGAGGGTGCACTTCGTGGACTAGCCCCCttcagccgcctgactccacggtggctttaccccttcgggaaataggacccccagatgacacaggaatccccaggctccagtactggccattctccaccagtgatctgtataactggaaaactcagagtgctcggttttcagacaaccccaaagatttactggctttactagatagtgtcatgttcacccaccagcccacttgggatgattgtcagcagctcctccgaattttgttcaccacggaagagcgagagagaatacagatagaagctagaaagctggtcccgggggacgacggtcaaccgactgccaaccccgacctcataaacgcaacctttcctctgaccaggccggcgtgggactacaacacggcagaag ccttacagaaaattcaccaagaaatctggcccaagctgaaagagctatatgagaccagtcccccaccaACACCCAatccgtaccagccgggagactgggtcctggttaagcgacaccgacaagagaccctagagcccaggtggaaaggaccactccaagtactcctgaccacacccaccgccctgaaggtagaaggcattgcgtcgtggatccactacacccacgtcaagccagtggacccaacctccgaccttctggggccaatcacggTGGCAgctgaagcaccggacacgtggactgtggatagagctaagaacaaccccttaaaactcaccctgcgccggcagcatagctcactgcaaacatgca gaatctccctcaccgcatccttcatggcggccggactggctgggggagccctaggtcacaccctcatagaaagtaacaagctgtaccaacaatttgccgttgctatggaggagtcagctgagtcccttgcctccctccagcggcagctcacgtccctagcacag tttttataa